In the Treponema primitia ZAS-1 genome, GGTCGCCGTATCGGGAAGGACACTGCGGTTTTCACAGTAATTGGCAAAACGGACAAGATCTCCCTCGTAGGCCTGGAGGGTCCTATCCGAGACACCCCGGACGGCGCGGAGATAAACAAGATATTCATCCATCGTTTTGCCGGCCACAGGATTACTGTTCACTGTCCTCCCCTTCATCATCATTGGAATGGAGGTAATCGCATTCCGGATTGATGCAGGCCTTGTGGGACCCGTTTTTCTTGTCGTATTTCTCCACCATGAACTGTCCGCACTTAGGGCAATCCTGGTTTATGGGCTTAAAGTGGCTGATAAAATCACAGTCCGGGTAATTGGTACAGCCGTAAAATTCCTTACCCCGTCCCTTGGTTTTCCTGGCCACCACATCTCCGCCGCACTTAGGGCATTTGGCCAGGGGAATAGATTTGGTGTTGTGGCACTCCGGGAAACCGGAGCAGGCCAGGAAGAAACCGAAACGTCCAAGCTTCTTTACCATGGGCTTGCCGCATTTCTCGCAAACAAGATCCGTGGGCTCGTCCAGGGAACCCTTGTAGGATTCCAGGGTCTTCCCCACCTCGTCCACCTGATCCTTAAAGGGACCCCAGAATTCCCGGATCATGTCGGGCCAGCGGACCTGGCTTTCCTCAACCTCGTCCAGTTTGTTTTCCATGGAAGCGGTAAAGGCGGTATCCACCACATGGGGAAAATATTCTACCAGCATATCGCAGATCATCCTGCCCAGCAGGGTGGGAACAAGTTGTTTGTTTGACCGGGTAACATAGTAACGGTCCAAAAGCACCGAAATGATGGGGGCGTAGGTTGAAGGCCGGCCTATGCCCTTTTCTTCCAGGGTTTTCACGATAGAAGCATCGGTGTACCGGGGCGGTCCCTGGGTAAAATGCTGTTCAGGGTGGAATTTATCTATCTCAACCTTGTCCCCGATTTTCAGTGAAGGATAGGCGCTGCCCTTCTCTTCCTTTGAATTGAGGAGCTTCAACACCCGGTAAAATCCCTTGTCCACAATTTTGGTGCCGGCGATACGGAAGATACCATCCCCGGCTTTTATATCGGTGCTCACCGTTCTGGTTTTCGCGTTCTTCATCTGGCTGGAAACAAAACGTTCCCAGATGATCGTATAGAGCCGGAGCTGATCCCGGGTCAGGTGATCCTTCATATCATCCGGGGTATAGTGTACATAGGTTGGCCGTATGGCTTCGTGGGCATCCTGGGCTTTCTTCCCCACGGTATACTCCACCGCCTTTTCCGGAAGATCCCCGGGATACTTTTCCCCAAGCCAGGTACGAACCTCGTCCAGGGCAAGCTGGGATATGCGCACAGAATCGGTACGCATATAGGTGATAAGCCCTATGCGGGAGCTGCCGATGTTCACCCCTTCGTAGAGCTGCTGGGCTACCTGCATGGTCTTCTTGCTGGTAAAGCCCAGGCGGTTTGCCGCAGTTTGCTGCAGCTGGGATGTGGTAAAGGGCGGCTTGGGTTTAACGGTTTTTTCGGTTTCCCGTATGTCCTGGACAAAGCAGTCGGCGCCGGTGATCAGATCCACTATGGCCTTTACATCCGCTTCGTGTTTCAGTTCCGGCTTGGCGCCCTTCCAGGTAACCAGCTGGGCGGTGAATACGGACTTGCCCACTTTGAAATCCGCTTCCAGGGTCCAGTATTCTTCGGGGATAAAGGTTTCCACTTCCTTTTCCCGATCACAGATGAGCCGCAGGGCTACGGACTGAACCCTTCCGGCGGAAAGGCCGTTTTTTACCTTCTTCCACAGTAATGGTGAAAGGTTATATCCCACCAGACGGTCCAGCACCCGCCGGGCCTTCTGGGCGTTTACCAGGGATTCGTTGATGGCCGCCGGGTGGGACACCGCATCCTTAATCGCCGCCGGGGTTATCTCATTAAAGCTGATCCGCTGGATGGGTACCTTATCGGTTTTTGCAACAATGGCATTCCGCAGATGCCAGGCTATGGCCTCCCCTTCCCGGTCATTATCACTGGCCAGCAGCACCGAGTCCGCCTTTTTGGCGTCCCCAAGGAGTTCCTTTAAAATCTTCGCCCTGCCGCGGACGGTGATATACTCGGGTTCAAAGTTTTTGTCCACATCAATGGCAAGCCGCGATTTGGGCAGATCGATCAGGTGGCCCATGGATGCTTTGACGGTATAATCCGGGCCAAGGTATTTTTCAATGGTCTTTGCTTTAGCCGGCGATTCCACGATCACCAAAATCCTTTTGTCCCTTGCTTTCTTAACGGTTTTTACTGCCATGTATCCTATTCCTCGCAAACAATATTAAGGGACCGCCCTAAACTTAAGGCCAGATCGGTTCCGGTGGCGTTACTTGTATCTTCCGGGTATGCCATGCCCCATTCTTCAAAAATTTCCGCAGCCCGGACTATTACCCGCGCCCCGTCTTCCGCCAGTTTTTTGGTTCCCTCCCCCAAAGGTGAGGATACCCCAACGGCGGCTGCAAAAAGATCCCGGCCCTGATCCAGGGCAAACTGGGCGGTGATTAAAGCGCCGGAACGCTTAGGGGCCTCCACTATCAGAACCCCCCGGGCGAGGCCGGAGATGATCCGGTTACGGGCGGGGAAATTCCACCGGAACGGTTCCGTACCGGGGGGTACTCACTCAGAAGGACGCCGCCGGTTTCCAGGATACGCCGGGCCAGGGTACGGTTTGACACCGGATAGACCTGGTCCAAACCGGAACCCAGCACCGCTACGGTAGGCGCCCCGCCATCCATGTTACCCCGATGAGCCAGGGCATCGATACCCAGGGCCAGACCGGAAACCACGGGCATTCCGCCCCGGGCCAGTTCCCGCGCCAAATCGTAGGCCTGGGCTGCTGCCTGGCCGGAGGGCCGCCGGGTTCCGACCACCGCCGTCATGGTCTGTTCCGGGTTCGGAAGTACACCCCGGTAAAAAAGCAACGCCGGGGGATCAAAAAGCTCCCGGAGCAATGGGGGATACTGAGAATCCCCATGGGAAATATAGTCTATCCCACGGAGCCGTCCGGCGTTTGCATCCTTTTCAGCCTGTACCCTAAGCGCATCCATAGTCCAGGGGCTGTTCAGGGGGCGCTTGACTATCTGCTCTATATCTCCCTTTGAAAGTACGTAAAAATCTTCCTCCCGGTCAAATTTTTCACCTAATACAATCTTTTCCCGAGGCCCGAGATTGGGGATACGGTTAATGACCAAGTCCAACAAACCCCGTTTATCCATAAATTATGTCCAATATCCTTTGCCGGTTCATCTGGGCTTCGTTCACCTTTTCAAGATCCTTGGTAAAATCAATGATCCTTTCGTATACCGCCACCGCCTCCCGGTAGGCTTCTATCATATAGTAAGACCGCGCTAAAACAAACATGGTATCCACATCGGGGCTTATTTCCAGACTCCGCATCAGGTAGGGTATGGCCTCCCGGGGACGGTCAAGCTCAAAGGCATAGAGCACCCCCAGGCCGTACAGAGGCCTGACATAGCGCTCGTCCAGAGAAATGGCCCTGAGGTACCCATTCTCCGCAAGGGTATAGTAATTATCCCGGGTCAAATTACCCGGATTCCCTTCAAAGTTCAGTGAGGATTTAGCCACAACTCCCGCGGAAACCCCTACCATATAATGGAGGGCCGCATCCATGGGATTATAGGCGATAGCCCGCTCCAGGGCTTCCAAGGCTTCACCGTGGAGCCCCTTGTCCTGGAGCCGGTAGGCCAGGATCTTCCAATAAATCCCCGTTTGAGCCGCGTCCTTAACCTGCTGCTCAATCTTAGCCTCGTAGGCGTTGATGGCGGTACGCAGCCCCTGAATAGTCTCCGGAGGGCCATTTCCGGGACTCAGGGCGGCAATCTGTCCTGCCAGGGTATCCCACTGCTTATTCCGGTTATACCCTAAGAATACCATAACAAGGGAAGCGATGAGGACAATTACGATAAGCCCTACAACCACTTCTTTTTTTACCTTCATTACCTACCCCTACGCCTTTCCGGCGGTTTTAAGATCCCGCAGCTTTGGTCTATACCGCTTAAGGCTTTCCTTAAGCAAGGCCACATCCACATGGGTATAGATCTGGGTGGTAGCCAGATCCACATGCCCCAGAAGTTCCTGTACGGACCGGAGATCCGCGCCGCCGGCGAGGAGCTCCGTGGCATAACTATGCCGCAGGGTATGGACCCTGGTACTGGTTCCCCCAGGACCGGACAGGGCGGCGTAATTACGCCAAATACCCTTACGGGAAAGCCGCTTCCCGGTCCTGCCGAGAAACAGGGCCGATGTCCGTCCGCTTTTCACCAAATTGGGGCGGCATTCTTCCAAGTAACGCCTTAGCCAGAGCGCTGCCTCCCCCCCAAAGGGAACCAGCCGTTCCTTATTCCCCTTTCCCCGTACCCGGGCAATACCCTCGTGGAAATAGAGGTCCCGAATATTCAGGGCCACCGCTTCGGAAACCCGCAGACCCGAAGAGTAGATCAGCTCAAACATAGCCCTATCCCGTAAACCCAGGAGATTATCCGAATCCGTACCCTCCAGGATGCTCTCCACCCGTTTCTGGGAAAGCACCTCCGGTAAATGCCGGCTTCCTCTGGGCGGTTCCAGAATAGCCGCAGGATTATCATCCCGTAACCCTTCATCCCCGATATACCGGAAGAATGATCGCAGGGCGGAAATTGCTTTAGCGGTGGAACGAGAATCTATACGATCTTTTTCCCTGCGCTCGTCCAGGTACCGGGAAATTTCCAGGGATTCCACGGTCTCCACCTTAAGTCCCGCAAGGGGAAGCCATTCCAGAAAACGACGAACCTCAAAACGGTAGGTTTGGGCGGTCATCGGGGAACGACGTTCCATGGCGATAAGCCGGGAATAAAAACGTTCCAACAAATTCGGGCCAGCGGTCATCGGTACGGGCACCTATATTTCCCTGTTATCAGAACCGGTTTTCTCGCTTCTCCCCTTCTCAAATTGGAGTAAATAATCCCTGTCCCGGTAAATCGCGGGAACATTCAAATCCTGAGCGGTCCGGCGGGAAGAAAATTCCCCGGAGCCGTTGGTGAAGTTTTCCGCAGCCCGTTTGGAGTGGCTGGTCACCTTTTCCCACTCGGTTATGTCGATAAAGCCGGTATCCTTAGTCTTCGTCTCCTCCTGGAATTTCGCGGCCGCAGTCTCTTTGATGTTCTGCCCACGAAAACCGGTGGCAATAACCGTTACCTGTATTTGATCCGCATGGCTTGTGTTCAAAACAGTCCCGAATTTGATGAATACATTGGGATCCGCCTTTTCCTTAATGTAATTGACGATGTCCGCAACTTCAAAAACCGAAAGATCCTCCCCACCGGTGATATTAACCAGGATATGCTGGGCGCCGGCAATGGTAGTATCCTTGAGCATGGGATTATCAATAGCCTTTGAGGCCGCATCCTTAGCGCGGTCACCCCCCTCGCCTATACCGATACCCATAAGGGCGTCCCCCTGCCCCAGCATGGTGGTTCTTACATCCGCAAAATCAACATTGATATCCCCGGGTACGGTGATAAGATCCGCTATACCCTGTACGCCCTGACGAAGCACATCATCGGCCTTGAGGAACGCTTCTTTCATTGACGTTTTCTTATCAATTATTGACATAAGGTGTTCATTGGGGATGATGATAAGGGTATCCACCGCCTCCCGCATTTTAGCGATCCCCTCTTCGGCGAGGCTCATTTTTTTCTGACCCTCGAAGGCAAAAGGCTTGGTTACCACCCCTACGGTAAGGGCCCCATTCTCCCGGGCTACCTGGGCGATGATGGGAGCCGAACCGGTACCGGTACCGCCGCCCATTCCGGCGGTAACAAAAACCATGTCGGCGCCCTTGAGAACATTGGCAATAGAATCCCTGTCCTCCATGGCGGCCTTTTCGCCGACCTCCGGCCTGCCCCCTGCCCCAAGCCCACCGGTGGATTTGGCGCCCAGGGCTAATTTTGTCCCGGCCTTACTCAGGTTCAGCGCCTGCTGATCCGTATTTGCCGCGATAAAATCTACCTGCTGCAAACCGTGTTCGATCATACGGTTTACCGCATTGCAGCCCCCGCCGCCGGCGCCGAAAACCTTGATCTTCGTCGGTCTCGGCCCCATTACTGTTTCTTCATGAACCTCAAAATTCTTCATGCAGCTTCCCCTCCCAAATCACTTTTTTGATAAAATTTCAGGGCGTTCCCATGCGCCCCTTATAGTTTAAAAAAATTCCTTTTTTAACCATTCCCATATTTTACCGAAGAAGGAAACCTGTCCCTTCTTCTCCCGTACCTTGGTATCCGGCCCCCTATCGGGGGTTTTTACATCTTCCCGGATATTTCCTTCCAACACTAATCCTATCGCTGTGGCAAATAACGGGCTGTTGTACCGTTCCTGCAGCCCCCCCATTGACAGGGGATTACCGATCCGCACGGGCATTTTAAAAATCTGGGCTGCCAGTTCAACCGCCCCAAGAAATTCCGCACCCCCACCGGTAAGCACAATTCCGCCGCCCAAAGGCCTGCTCAGCGGAAGAGCATCCAGCTTATCCTTAACCATGCGGAATATCTCCGCCAAGCGGGGCCGCACAATTACTGCAATCTGAGACTTCGGAATGGGCAGAGGAGGTCTTCCCCCCAGGCCTTCAATGATAATATCATCATCATTTTCCAACAGTTCCGCTATACAGCACCGGGCGTCAATCTTAGCCCGTTCTGCATTTTCAAAGGAAATATTTTTTACAATCGATATATCCTGGGTTATTTCGGCCCCCCCAAGGGGGACCGAGAGGGTTGAATAGGGAGCTCCCTGGCAGCAGACCATCACATCGGTGGTACCGCCGCCAAGATCCACCAGGGCAACCCCTAATTCCTTTTCTTCCTCCGTAAGTACCGCCCGGCCCGCAGCCAGAGTCTGCAGGATCAGATCGTTAACCCGGAACCCCGCGCGGTTAACGCACTTGATCAGATTCTGCGCGCTGTTGGCGGAACAGGTGATGATATGTACCTCCGCTTCCAGGCCCCTGGCAATCATGTTTAGAGGATTCCGGATACCCGGCTGTTTATCCACAATATAGGTTTGGGGTATCACCTCCAGGATTTGGCGATCCATGGGGAAGACCATGGCCCGGGCAACTTCCAGCACCCTGACTATATCCTCGGGCCCTATTTCCCGGTTTTCCTTTTCGTCCCGGCTCCGGCCGGTAACCGCCACAACACCCCGGGAATTCACCCCATCGACGTGGTTGCCCCCGATGCCGGTCCAGCAGGCATGTACCTCCCGGCCGCTCATCATCTCCGCCGCTTCAATGGCAGCCGCCACGGACTGCAGGGTAGCTTCAATATTTACCACCACCCCTTTCCGCAGCCCCGAGGAAGGACTTATCCCTACGCCGGTAATTTCAATGGTTCCCTTCTCTGTCCGTTCGCCGATAACAGCACGGATACTGGTGGTGCCGATATCAAGGCCTACCACTAATCCATCATTGGCCAAGGGCGGCCTCCTTTTTATAGGACGCCGTGCCGGTTCTGAAATCAATTTCATCCACCATAACGCCCTGTTTTATAAATACATCAATGAGCAAGAGCATATACCGAATCGTATCCTGGGTTAATTCATTCCCTACCCGGATTTTAGCGGGATAGTGAACCGGAAAAAGCACCAGCTCAAACCCATCATAGGGTTTGGCCTTGACCTGGATCTCCGAAATTGTTCCCAGCAGCTCCGGCGCCGAACTATTCAGACGCCCCAAATCCGTGAGGAAGCGCTGAAAAAGTGCGGGAAGCCGCATACCCAGGGAGGTGTTTTCAAAGACCAACCCCGAAATAATCGGCAGGGTATGTATTCCCC is a window encoding:
- the ftsA gene encoding cell division protein FtsA, which translates into the protein MANDGLVVGLDIGTTSIRAVIGERTEKGTIEITGVGISPSSGLRKGVVVNIEATLQSVAAAIEAAEMMSGREVHACWTGIGGNHVDGVNSRGVVAVTGRSRDEKENREIGPEDIVRVLEVARAMVFPMDRQILEVIPQTYIVDKQPGIRNPLNMIARGLEAEVHIITCSANSAQNLIKCVNRAGFRVNDLILQTLAAGRAVLTEEEKELGVALVDLGGGTTDVMVCCQGAPYSTLSVPLGGAEITQDISIVKNISFENAERAKIDARCCIAELLENDDDIIIEGLGGRPPLPIPKSQIAVIVRPRLAEIFRMVKDKLDALPLSRPLGGGIVLTGGGAEFLGAVELAAQIFKMPVRIGNPLSMGGLQERYNSPLFATAIGLVLEGNIREDVKTPDRGPDTKVREKKGQVSFFGKIWEWLKKEFF
- the topA gene encoding type I DNA topoisomerase: MAVKTVKKARDKRILVIVESPAKAKTIEKYLGPDYTVKASMGHLIDLPKSRLAIDVDKNFEPEYITVRGRAKILKELLGDAKKADSVLLASDNDREGEAIAWHLRNAIVAKTDKVPIQRISFNEITPAAIKDAVSHPAAINESLVNAQKARRVLDRLVGYNLSPLLWKKVKNGLSAGRVQSVALRLICDREKEVETFIPEEYWTLEADFKVGKSVFTAQLVTWKGAKPELKHEADVKAIVDLITGADCFVQDIRETEKTVKPKPPFTTSQLQQTAANRLGFTSKKTMQVAQQLYEGVNIGSSRIGLITYMRTDSVRISQLALDEVRTWLGEKYPGDLPEKAVEYTVGKKAQDAHEAIRPTYVHYTPDDMKDHLTRDQLRLYTIIWERFVSSQMKNAKTRTVSTDIKAGDGIFRIAGTKIVDKGFYRVLKLLNSKEEKGSAYPSLKIGDKVEIDKFHPEQHFTQGPPRYTDASIVKTLEEKGIGRPSTYAPIISVLLDRYYVTRSNKQLVPTLLGRMICDMLVEYFPHVVDTAFTASMENKLDEVEESQVRWPDMIREFWGPFKDQVDEVGKTLESYKGSLDEPTDLVCEKCGKPMVKKLGRFGFFLACSGFPECHNTKSIPLAKCPKCGGDVVARKTKGRGKEFYGCTNYPDCDFISHFKPINQDCPKCGQFMVEKYDKKNGSHKACINPECDYLHSNDDEGEDSEQ
- a CDS encoding tetratricopeptide repeat protein, coding for MKVKKEVVVGLIVIVLIASLVMVFLGYNRNKQWDTLAGQIAALSPGNGPPETIQGLRTAINAYEAKIEQQVKDAAQTGIYWKILAYRLQDKGLHGEALEALERAIAYNPMDAALHYMVGVSAGVVAKSSLNFEGNPGNLTRDNYYTLAENGYLRAISLDERYVRPLYGLGVLYAFELDRPREAIPYLMRSLEISPDVDTMFVLARSYYMIEAYREAVAVYERIIDFTKDLEKVNEAQMNRQRILDIIYG
- a CDS encoding tyrosine recombinase — protein: MPVPMTAGPNLLERFYSRLIAMERRSPMTAQTYRFEVRRFLEWLPLAGLKVETVESLEISRYLDERREKDRIDSRSTAKAISALRSFFRYIGDEGLRDDNPAAILEPPRGSRHLPEVLSQKRVESILEGTDSDNLLGLRDRAMFELIYSSGLRVSEAVALNIRDLYFHEGIARVRGKGNKERLVPFGGEAALWLRRYLEECRPNLVKSGRTSALFLGRTGKRLSRKGIWRNYAALSGPGGTSTRVHTLRHSYATELLAGGADLRSVQELLGHVDLATTQIYTHVDVALLKESLKRYRPKLRDLKTAGKA
- the ftsZ gene encoding cell division protein FtsZ, which gives rise to MKNFEVHEETVMGPRPTKIKVFGAGGGGCNAVNRMIEHGLQQVDFIAANTDQQALNLSKAGTKLALGAKSTGGLGAGGRPEVGEKAAMEDRDSIANVLKGADMVFVTAGMGGGTGTGSAPIIAQVARENGALTVGVVTKPFAFEGQKKMSLAEEGIAKMREAVDTLIIIPNEHLMSIIDKKTSMKEAFLKADDVLRQGVQGIADLITVPGDINVDFADVRTTMLGQGDALMGIGIGEGGDRAKDAASKAIDNPMLKDTTIAGAQHILVNITGGEDLSVFEVADIVNYIKEKADPNVFIKFGTVLNTSHADQIQVTVIATGFRGQNIKETAAAKFQEETKTKDTGFIDITEWEKVTSHSKRAAENFTNGSGEFSSRRTAQDLNVPAIYRDRDYLLQFEKGRSEKTGSDNREI